The Oncorhynchus tshawytscha isolate Ot180627B linkage group LG08, Otsh_v2.0, whole genome shotgun sequence genome window below encodes:
- the LOC112257163 gene encoding G-protein coupled receptor 4-like codes for MDPTAVPLNQTNSNLSDSACIKNDWVDGHMYLAAYSLFFIVGFPANCLSLYVAWVLMRKGNNLAVYLVNLSISDLLYTVSLPVWIELALGRPVGDTFCSLVSVVMYNSFYIGSGLLCCISVDRYLAVVYPLYFNWVRQVRTAVAVCAALWCVELSIHIYLLHQKGALQDFSARRLCKEGMPMAQADAHVALTRVVLGFLLPLLIMTFCFHQIVLALRDSTSLLARERRKVSLLLLLLLVTYVVAFGPFQAVMFLRGVLEPGECSMAVKLRDPYMVLVAWTTLNSMLDPIFYCLISQSAKNEMTKVLQRCNRCSSQLKKCKTIYTIT; via the coding sequence ATGGACCCAACTGCAGTACCACTCAATCAGACCAATTCTAACCTGTCTGACTCTGCCTGCATTAAAAATGACTGGGTGGACGGGCACATGTACCTAGCAGCCTACTCCCTCTTCTTCATCGTGGGCTTCCCGGCTAACTGCCTGTCTCTGTATGTGGCCTGGGTGTTAATGAGGAAAGGAAACAACTTGGCCGTGTACCTGGTGAATCTGTCCATCTCAGACCTCCTCTATACGGTCTCCCTGCCCGTATGGATCGAGCTGGCCCTGGGTCGGCCCGTAGGGGACACCTTCTGTAGCCTGGTGTCTGTGGTGATGTACAACAGCTTCTACATCGGGTCTGGTCTCCTCTGCTGCATCTCAGTGGATCGCTACCTGGCCGTGGTCTATCCTCTCTACTTCAACTGGGTGCGGCAGGTGCGTACTGCAGTGGCAGTTTGCGCTGCATTGTGGTGTGTAGAACTGTCTATCCACATCTATCTTCTTCACCAAAAGGGGGCCCTGCAGGACTTCTCCGCCAGGCGGCTGTGTAAGGAGGGTATGCCCATGGCCCAGGCGGACGCCCACGTTGCTCTGACCAGGGTGGTTCTGGGGTTCCTGCTCCCCCTTCTCATCATGACCTTCTGCTTCCATCAGATTGTTTTGGCACTCCGCGACAGTACCTCCTTGCTGGCCCGGGAGCGGAGGAAAGTCAGCCTCCTGTTGCTGCTCCTCCTGGTGACATATGTAGTGGCCTTCGGCCCCTTCCAGGCTGTTATGTTCCTCAGAGGGGTGCTGGAGCCAGGGGAATGTAGCATGGCAGTGAAGCTCAGGGACCCATACATGGTGCTGGTTGCCTGGACGACACTCAACAGCATGCTGGACCCTATTTTCTACTGTCTCATCAGTCAGAGTGCCAAGAACGAGATGACTAAAGTGCTGCAAAGATGCAATAGATGCAGCAGTCAGTTAAAGAAGTGCAAAACTATTTACACAATTACATAA
- the bdkrb1 gene encoding B1 bradykinin receptor, which translates to MVYWVGVCDKLKCFLLLTKIYFHTIGTRAVSMAMLLSENNRSFLPTTKTPLHNATEWILVHSIIPPYIFTLCVTGLLGNGFVLLVFLLQREQCSVPEIYLGNLALADLLLLACLPFWAMNILNDYNWPYGDFLCHVVNLSITVNFYTSIYLLVMVSVDRYLALVRTMRARWLRRKRYARAICLILWLFGLLIGGLASLHRKVTFIEEYRTMACILEYPDHSGESWKLAHNLLLNIVGFVVPVVGIFSCSCNIIRALRKRRQSVYIEGGNDRKATVLVYAVTLLFFVCWSPFQLFTLLDMLCDAEVLDETWHYTLDIGTQFSTYLAILNSSLNPLLYVFSGQYFRRKVSTIYKRTKNRRRSDTMAFQLSIVSTYLHRTDQIKPVVIQT; encoded by the exons ATGGTCTActgggttggtgtgtgtgataAACTGAAGTGTTTTCTTCTCCttactaaaatatattttcacacgATTGGCACAAG AGCTGTCTCCATGGCTATGCTCCTGTCAGAAAACAACAGGTCTTTCCTTCCCACCACCAAGACTCCTCTCCACAATGCCACAGAATGGATCCTGGTCCACAGCATCATTCCTCCCTACATCTTCACCCTGTGTGTGACGGGGCTGCTGGGTAATGGCTTTGTCCTGCTGGTCTTCCTTCTCCAGAGGGAGCAGTGCTCTGTCCCAGAGATCTACCTGGGAAACCTGGCCCTGGCTGACCTGCTCCTCCTGGCCTGCCTGCCCTTCTGGGCCATGAACATCCTTAATGACTACAACTGGCCTTACGGAGACTTCTTGTGCCACGTAGTCAATCTGTCTATCACTGTCAACTTCTACACCAGCATTTACCTGTTGGTGATGGTGAGCGTGGACCGCTACTTAGCGCTGGTGAGGACCATGAGGGCCAGGTGGCTGAGGAGGAAACGCTACGCACGGGCGATATGCCTCATACTGTGGCTGTTTGGGCTGCTGATAGGGGGTCTAGCTTCGCTTCACAGAAAGGTGACGTTCATTGAGGAATATCGGACAATGGCGTGTATTCTGGAGTATCCTGACCACTCTGGGGAGTCTTGGAAGCTGGCCCACAACCTCCTGTTGAACATAGTTGGCTTTGTTGTGCCTGTTGTGGGGATTTTTTCCTGCAGTTGTAACATTATCAGAGCcctgaggaagaggaggcagagtgTTTACATAGAGGGTGGAAATGACAGGAAGGCCACAGTCCTTGTTTACGCCGTGACGCTGCTGTTTTTTGTATGTTGGAGTCCCTTCCAACTCTTCACCTTACTCGATATGCTGTGTGATGCAGAGGTCTTGGATGAAACATGGCATTATACACTGGACATTGGTACCCAGTTTTCAACCTACCTAGCAATTCTGAACAGTAGCCTAAATCCTCTGTTGTATGTATTTTCTGGTCAGTATTTTAGGAGGAAAGTTAGCACCATCTACAAGAGAACGAAGAATCGCAGGAGATCTGATACAATGGCATTTCAGCTTTCAATTGTATCAACCTACCTCCACAGGACTGATCAAATCAAACCTGTTGTAATACAGACATGA
- the LOC112257165 gene encoding B2 bradykinin receptor, which produces MDMITNSTDLTGRNSTNTSHCPFAEEWDWLHTMQPGYILAISVLGILGNVFVLLVFCLHKKACTVAEIYLSNLAAADLLLVSCLPFWAVNVANGFNWPFGSLLCRLVNVGIKMNAYCSIYFLVLVSVDRYVALVHTMSHGRMRRPSYAKLGCLLVWSFGLLLGTPTMLFRAVKWVPDFEVTACFLDYPSPKMELVFNVTLIMFGFAIPVSVISYCTCQIIQALKNQAMERFNTEHTERKATLLVLSVLLAFLLCWVPFHLVTALDVLLRAADISGCNLSNSLDICNQVFTYLAFFNSVLNPVLYVIVGKNFRKKVMEVFEQLSMRKKMATGSQRSQLSSTLKTLA; this is translated from the coding sequence ATGGACATGATCACCAACTCTACAGACTTGACAGGAAGGAACAGTACCAATACCAGTCACTGTCCATTCGCTGAGGAGTGGGACTGGCTCCACACCATGCAACCGGGCTACATCCTGGCCATCAGTGTCCTGGGGATTCTAGGTAATGTCTTTGTCCTGTTGGTCTTCTGCCTGCATAAGAAGGCCTGCACCGTAGCAGAGATCTACCTGAGTAACCTGGCCGCCGCTGACCTGCTCCTGGTTTCCTGCCTCCCCTTCTGGGCCGTCAACGTGGCCAACGGCTTCAACTGGCCCTTCGGCTCCCTGCTGTGTCGCCTGGTCAACGTGGGCATCAAGATGAATGCCTACTGCAGTATCTACTTCCTGGTTCTAGTCAGTGTGGACCGCTATGTGGCACTAGTGCATACGATGAGCCACGGGAGGATGAGGAGGCCCTCCTACGCCAAGCTGGGCTGTTTGTTAGTGTGGAGCTTCGGGCTGCTCCTGGGCACCCCGACCATGCTCTTCAGAGCGGTGAAGTGGGTTCCAGACTTCGAGGTGACCGCCTGCTTTCTGGACTACCCCAGTCCCAAGATGGAGCTGGTGTTCAACGTGACGCTCATCATGTTTGGGTTTGCCATCCCTGTGTCGGTGATCTCCTACTGCACCTGTCAGATCATCCAAGCCCTGAAGAACCAGGCCATGGAGAGATTCAACACGGAGCACACGGAGAGGAAGGCCACTTTGCTGGTGCTGTCTGTTCTCCTGGCCTTCCTACTCTGCTGGGTGCCATTCCACCTGGTCACTGCTCTGGATGTCCTCCTGAGGGCAGCGGACATCTCAGGCTGCAACCTCAGCAACAGTCTGGATATCTGCAACCAGGTGTTTACCTACCTGGCCTTCTTCAACAGCGTGCTCAACCCAGTCCTCTATGTGATTGTGGGGAAGAACTTCAGGAAGAAAGTAATGGAGGTGTTCGAACAGTTGTCTATGAGGAAGAAAATGGCCACCGGGTCACAACGGTCACAGCTGTCTTCCACGCTCAAAACACTGGCTTGA